In one Fundulus heteroclitus isolate FHET01 chromosome 3, MU-UCD_Fhet_4.1, whole genome shotgun sequence genomic region, the following are encoded:
- the fabp10a gene encoding fatty acid binding protein 10a, liver basic (The RefSeq protein has 4 substitutions compared to this genomic sequence), which yields MDLSGTWQVYSQENYEAFLRAMELPEDVIKMAKDIKPITEIKQNGHDFVITFKTPGKFVTKSFTIGKEAEITTMDGKKLKCIVNMEGGKLVCKTGKFSHTQELKGGEMVETLTVGSTTLVRKSRKI from the exons ATGGACCTCAGTGGAACATGGCAGGTCTACTCCCAGGAAAACTACGAGGCGTTCCTCAGAGCCATGG AACTCCCAGAAGATGTCATCAAGATGGCCAAGGACATCAAACCGATCACTGAGATTAAGCAGAACGGCCAGGACTTTGTCATCACCTCTAAAACGCCTGGCAAGTCTGTGACAAACTCCTTCACCATCGGGAAAGAGGCTGAAATTACTACCATGGATGGCAAGAAGCTAAAG TGCATTGTCAACATGGAGGGAGGCAAACTAGTCTGCAAAACGGGCAAGTTCAGCCACACACAGGAGCTCAAAGGAGGAGAGATGGTTGAG ACTCTGACTGTGGGCTCAACAACTCTTGTCAGGAAGAGCAGGAAGATTTAA